GAAAAATATTAATTTAAGAAATGCAAGAGTTGAAAGTACTTTAAGCATAAAAGAGATATTAAATATATCAACATATTTGTTAAAAAATAATGCAAGTCTTTATCTAATTTTTAGAACAGAAAGGCTTTCAGAAATAATAGAGTTATTAAAAGATAGTTGTCTTGAAGTTAAAAGAGTTAAACCTATATATACTAAAATTGATGATGATAAATCATTAATATGTATGGTAGAAATAGTTAAAGGTGCAAAAAGTGGTTTTATATTAGAAAAACCAATATATGTTTATAAAAGTGATGGTGAAAGAAGTGAATATATTGAAAAATTATATAGATAAATTTCCTAAACATATTGGAATAATAATGGATGGAAATGGTAGGTGGGCTAAACAAAGAAATTTGGCAAGAACAGAGGGGCATAAGGCTGGTGCAAATAAATTAGAAGAAATAATAGAATGTATTATGGATTTAGATATAAAATATTTAACAGTTTATGCTTTTTCTACTGAAAACTGGAAAAGACCAAAACTTGAAGTAACAGCTATTATGAAACTATTTACAAAATACCTTAAGATTAATGAAGAAAAATTTATGAAAGAAAAAATTAGAGTATGTATTAGTGGTAGTAGATCTAATTTATCTTCATCACTTATAAAACAAATTGAATATATTGAAAATTTAACAAAAGACAATGATAAATTGGTGCTAAATATAGCATTTAATTATGGAGGTAGATTAGAAATTATAGATGCTTTAAAAAAAGTTGTAGCTAAGAATTTAGAGATAAATGAAAATAATATTTCAAATAATATGTATAACAGTTTTATACCTGATGTTGATTTAGTTATTAGAACAGGTAATGACTTTAGAATAAGTAATTTTTTACTTTGGCAAATAGCTTATTCAGAAATATATGTAAGTGAATTACTATGGCCTGATTTCACTAAAGAAGAACTACATAAATCAATATTTTCATTTATAAATAGAGAAAGAAGATTTGGAGGGATAAAATGTTAAGCAGATTATTTGTTATAGTACTAGCACTACCTTTATTAATATATATTTTACTTTCTGGTGAAGTATCATTTTTAGTATTTAATGTAGTTGTAATAGCAATAGCATTGCATGAATTTTATACTATACTTAAAAATAAAGGAAATATTGTATATTATAAAACGGGAATATTAATAGGAATGTTTTTACCTATTTTCATATATTATAGAGAAGACATTAGTTTTTTCTTTAGATATATAAAAATATTAAATAAAGAAAATATTATATTTGATGTTGGAGGATATATCATTTTTGCTACATTACTTATAGCGATTATACAAATATTATCATCAAGAATTAAAAACTCTACTAATGAACTGATGTTGACATTATTCGGTATAATTTATATACCTTTATTTAGTTCATATATGGTATCTATTAGAGAAGGTCTTAATAATGGTAGAATTATATTACTATATTCATTTTTTAGTATATGGGCAGCAGATACATTTGCATATATAGTTGGTAAGTTATTTGGAGGTAAAATATTCAAGAAAAGATTATCTGAAAAAATAAGCCCTAAAAAATCTATAGAGGGTTTTTTTGGAGGGATTTTAGGAGTGTTTATTGTAGGTCTTTATTTTGAATATATATATAACGTTTTAGTGAATATATTATCATATTTTAAAATATTAACTTATGTTGAAAAAATTGATAAAGTACTTATTTCTCAAAATGTAATTAAGTTATTTATTTTATCTATATTAATAGCTATATTTTCAGTGTTAGGGGATTTATTTGAATCTAAATTTAAAAGAGAATTTGGAGTTAAAGATAGTGGTAGAATATTAATGGGACATGGAGGTTTTTTAGATAGATTTGATAGTGCCTTATTTGTACTACCTATAGTTTATTATTTTATTAAGTATTTTATTTAGGAGTAAATGATGAGCAAAAATTTTATAGTAGAAATATATTTTAAAGATGATATAGAAATTGAAAATATTAGATATGATGAAATTAATGATTTCCTAGATAAAAACTGTAAAATTATAAAAAAGGATTATATTTTTTATGAAAATGTTAAAATAGAACAGTATAATCCATTTAAACTATATTCATATATCAAATATGAAGTTGCAAACTTTGATAAGAATATAAATACGCAACTTAGCTTATTTTCTGAAATAAAATTAGTAAAATCTAAAACTAAATTAAGTAATGAGGAAAAAAATAATATTAATGTTTCTATAGAACAAATAAATAATATAATAGAAAAGATTGATGATATTTATTTTATAAGAAAAAGTTTAAGTAAATTTACTAAATATATAGATGATAAGAAGAAAAATGATTTTTTAAATGAATTAAAATTGTTATCTAGTTTAAAATACGATTTAAAACGTGAAACATTTTCTTTAAGAATAATAGATATTAAAAAAGAAATGAATGCAATAGAAAAAATAATAAAAGAATACATTTCTTTATTAGGGCTAAATATAAAGTTTAGTATTAATCATAATGATATTAAAATAGATAAAACTATGTTTTATAAAATCAAAGAATCTTTAATTGATGTGTTACATAATTCTGTTTTATCTTTTTTTGAAACTAAAAATTCAAATATTAATGTTAAAGAAGTATACACTTTAGAATTAAACTTAAAGCAAGAAAAATATAATTTAATTATTGAAGTTGTTGAAAAAGGTAATAGTTTAGATATTAATTATATATATAACAATGCACTTAAGGCAAATATATTAAATAGAAATGAAACATATACTGATAAAGATATATTATTAAGTATATTAAATAAAAAATATATTAATGCCTTAGATGATTTAGATGAAAAAGAAAAAATAATGAATTTTATTAAGATAAATAATGTTATAGAAGAATTAGATGGAAAAATAGAAATATCACTTGTTGATGATATTATGAGATTTAACA
The genomic region above belongs to Streptobacillus moniliformis DSM 12112 and contains:
- the uppS gene encoding polyprenyl diphosphate synthase; this translates as MFIKVMVKEVNILKNYIDKFPKHIGIIMDGNGRWAKQRNLARTEGHKAGANKLEEIIECIMDLDIKYLTVYAFSTENWKRPKLEVTAIMKLFTKYLKINEEKFMKEKIRVCISGSRSNLSSSLIKQIEYIENLTKDNDKLVLNIAFNYGGRLEIIDALKKVVAKNLEINENNISNNMYNSFIPDVDLVIRTGNDFRISNFLLWQIAYSEIYVSELLWPDFTKEELHKSIFSFINRERRFGGIKC
- a CDS encoding phosphatidate cytidylyltransferase, with product MLSRLFVIVLALPLLIYILLSGEVSFLVFNVVVIAIALHEFYTILKNKGNIVYYKTGILIGMFLPIFIYYREDISFFFRYIKILNKENIIFDVGGYIIFATLLIAIIQILSSRIKNSTNELMLTLFGIIYIPLFSSYMVSIREGLNNGRIILLYSFFSIWAADTFAYIVGKLFGGKIFKKRLSEKISPKKSIEGFFGGILGVFIVGLYFEYIYNVLVNILSYFKILTYVEKIDKVLISQNVIKLFILSILIAIFSVLGDLFESKFKREFGVKDSGRILMGHGGFLDRFDSALFVLPIVYYFIKYFI
- a CDS encoding ATP-binding protein, which produces MSKNFIVEIYFKDDIEIENIRYDEINDFLDKNCKIIKKDYIFYENVKIEQYNPFKLYSYIKYEVANFDKNINTQLSLFSEIKLVKSKTKLSNEEKNNINVSIEQINNIIEKIDDIYFIRKSLSKFTKYIDDKKKNDFLNELKLLSSLKYDLKRETFSLRIIDIKKEMNAIEKIIKEYISLLGLNIKFSINHNDIKIDKTMFYKIKESLIDVLHNSVLSFFETKNSNINVKEVYTLELNLKQEKYNLIIEVVEKGNSLDINYIYNNALKANILNRNETYTDKDILLSILNKKYINALDDLDEKEKIMNFIKINNVIEELDGKIEISLVDDIMRFNINIPFKILFINGFVFSEMNKTYVINTEYIVDTFEFDNKNVNSLNGYNYYKYKNNNIEYIKLPIESEEKDRLGLLIKTNNKYTVIDVNRKHDFEDIFFNKDEKSKIYMGEVLLRTVKKAKILNIESIIDMLKG